ATGAATATACACTTTGGCTTCGATGAATATCAGAAACAGGAAgtcaataaatatttattgtcgTGTGACGGTGAATTCCCCCGGGAGTTTGACTCGTTACTGCATGTTTGATCCGCGTTGCTTTTGTAATACCACAACCATGGGGGCTATCGGCGCTCGTTATGATTGATTGCGAGTCTCTCAATAAAACCAACAGATCAGAACAACTCTTCTCGTGTTGATCCATTTCATATCATTAGTTCTCAGGGTAATATCACTCGTTGCTAGGATGCTCCGTTTAACAGGTGATATTGTCCACATGACTACAATTAGTTTAACAAAGAACGAGAGTTTGGAGTGAGACTCCATTAGCAGGTTTTTGCTCAGTTAGGGAGAATTGAGCAATAATGAACGAAGCCGTTGACAGATAAGAGAAAGTATTACTTAGAGACGCCGATATTCCCGTGGTTTATTACACACTGCAGCGTACCTTACACCTCTAAACCTGACAAGCGATGAGATTTTAGGGAGCAGTTTTTAAGCTAAAACGCATTTTACCAGCATTTGCATATGTAATTGGGTTTATTTTGGCAATAAACGTCATTTTGTTAGCGTACGTAAGGGTTAATTTATAACTTTGTATTGATGCAAACTTTTAACGTCTAGTTTCAGAAAGATTCTGATAAAGGAATAAATAACGACAAAAcgttatgttgtttttttagtACAAAGAATTCAGATCTTCAGTCTGAACTCGAACTTAACTGATGCTGTGCTTCCGCGCGCGGCCTTCGAAACTGTTTTCCGCACGAGGCGGTCGAAGCGAAATCTGTACTTACCACACTGATATATTTGACGTATTTCAATTTTGTACTACTGGCGTGTTTATTTAATTGTATATGTTctgagaagtgagtgagtgagtataatttgTGCCACTTTTTAAATATAACAGTTTCATCACAGAATCTATtctcggcgtgatgagcgaataaTCACATGAATTTGTTTCTTTAGACGTGTATTTTCTAACAGTTTGAGACACATGACCGTGCCAGGATCCGCTGTTCGTGAGTACGAGTCTCAGGGTGTTATTCCGATAGTTATTCTTGGTACGGTGGGTGCCAATGATAGCTGGGTTCCAGTTGGGTAGTGCTAAATAGCACTGTTCCGGCCCTGCGAATAGATATGACCACCATCCTTCTCACGTGGAAAAGGACGTaaggtacttgttgttaccctgcctgcgCTCAGTGCCAAGAGATCAACACAGCAGGATCGTGAATAtctagaatgagtgagtgagtatggttgttCGAACTTACAGCAATGCGTCCGCAACATCGCAGCAGGACActcaggaaatgggcttcacacattgcccccgtgtggagaatcgaacccaggacgtcggcgtgacgagcggacgttgAGACCACTTTGCTACTCGAATATTTAGAAGGGTTGTTATTGTACTGGAGACAAAGCACACAAGTTCAAGaaaatattactaaaatatttattatacCTAACTTTGTTATTCAAAATTTTCAGAGAATACGCATTAGTCAGCTTGCTTTACGTGCATAAGCCAATGGCTGCAaggaaaataaacatttctcaACTAATATGCATTAATACCTCCCCTTCAGTAATGATGTAAACGGATATTCCCCCGAGTAACGTTGAAAACAGTGCTCAGCCACTAACGACTTGCCTACTTGGTACCTGAGACTCCCATTGGGTTACAAGTTACCGTACTTCCTCTACATTTAGATTCTGGACGgttaataaatatttaatacCCTTTAGTGTGACATCACCTGCAACATGACGCTTACTACACGCGGACTGTCTTAAGGATATCTAATCCTTCCTATGTCATTCTCAGCTAGTGGATGTATTACTCTATGAAAGTTTTTTGAAACTTCTTATGTTTTGCAGTCTTTTTTTTGAGTTCTTAGAGAagtaattatgttgtttttctGGGTCTTGTTATAATAACCCGCTCGTATTGTTACTTTTTTATTCACTGACGTTAACGTTAGGGGGAGATTGGACCTGGCAGATTTACCGTTTTCACGTTGACGTCGCCGTTAGGGGCAGATTGAAACTGATAGATTTAGCGTTCTCACGTTGACGTCAACGTTATGGGGACATTGAATCTGGTAGATGTAGTGTTGTCACGCTGACATCAAGGTTGGGTGGAGATTGAACCAGGTTTATATGGTGCTTTCCCACTGACGCCAACGTTTGGTAGAGACTGATGTCGTCTGTTAGCAAGCTGTGTTATTTTTTACTACGTCGTCAGTTTGTATCATTATGGTGCAGATACACTGTATTTCTGTTTACGTAATTCATTTGTGATGTCACTCAGTTGACCCCCTGATTTTATCTGGTGATTTATCAAGCATTCCACTTGATTCAATTAGTGACTCACCGTgtcgtagattgatgttcatgatgtcagtcactggattgtctgattcagaatcGCTTCTTTTAAAACCGGCGTCATTTGGTTTGAATTATACAGATTGTGACAAAACGCCCCCACCATTTGAACGCTCCTTAAAATTCTTGTGATAATCTTATCCACTGTACCGgtctaacactgaaacactCTTTCAAATATTTAACCAGACTGACAGTCACTCAAACATTTAACACCCACTACACGCAAACTCAAACACATTTATACACTCTACCAGAGTTATACACATTTTTTTTAAGTCCGTCAGTCATTTAACCATTATTAATGCAATGTACACACAAGTGAGATGCACAGCCAttaaaatactcactcactcgacgaACAATAACATGTCTTGTCCGTTGTTTTGTAAATGGCAATAATGTGAGTTGCACTTTAGAGGAACTACGTCACGTAATTCTCGTTATGAACAGAGTCGGGAATAAGGGCTCTGGGTCCTTAAATCAGTTGCATGTATAGCACTACTTTCCACGACATTTGTCGTTGAAATAGTATTATTATTCCTCAGGGTAATAGCTTTAATTCATCATCAACAAGCACAAGTTAGCATTTGACCTTTCTAAGTGGCAAATATCAAATAACTCCGCTGTTGGACTGACAATTAACAGAATCGTTTACCTAAAGAAAGCTTAATGAGTGCTGGGTAGGGTTTCGACAGATGTGGATTCTGATCGTGACACGAGCTGGAATTTTGAAGTTGTTTTGTGACGAGTTTGAGGACGTGATGACAGTCTGATTGAACGTCTTCCCGTGTCCGCGATAGAACAGTCGAGTGTGAGCTGATTGGTTGCATCCACTGTCCGGTGATTGGAGTAAATTGACCGTTGTGGACAACGTGATTTGGATGAGTTTGATGTATGTCGCCTGGAGGGTGTTCCCATGCTTCATAATATCTAGACATGGTGCGTCCTTATTGCAGGGTTTGGTCGAACGAAGATCCTCCaaaacagttatctcccctacatcacatccacaatgcatgttGTTATGAAAACAACATACATAGGCACCCACACCCCACCGCCTTCATAAACCGTTATATTCCATGCTTTTCTTTATTCCTAGATTAATTCTTAGAGTGTTATCTCCGTTGGTGCCTCACGTTGAAGGTCACATTGCGTTCAAGACAGCTGCACGTATGCAGCGGGCGATATACTGAAGAATGTGCAGTAGGTGGTGTGCACGCCTAGCGTCTACTTGCAATCCGGAATCACTGACAAATGAATCCTGCCAGCTAACACGGATTTCCCTCAGATCGGATATCCCTGTACACACAGAAAATCGTTCGTCTCTGCGACTCCTCGCAACACTACCTcacaatcaaacatgtttaattTCTTAATTCCTTTAATGACTATGCTCCAAAATATAATCAATCGTTCGTCTCTGCGACTCTTCTCAACAATACCTCagaatcaaacatgtttatctgTAAGTCCTTTATGAATATTTCCCAAAATATAACCTCAAGTAAGCTTTGACATTTCCAACGTTCCAACGCGACATAGTGCGTCAAACGAAAGGTCACGCTACTATATTTAACATGGTGCAAAAGGGGAAGCAACCCTGCATGTGTCAAAACCTTCTAATTCCGCACCGGCTGGGTCTGTTTACCCAATACTGCGGAAGACGAGCGTAAGCAGGACTGGAACTATTTGATTATGGAGCAAAAAGAGCGATTGTGAGGCTAGGGTAAATGTATTATAGTGCTCGCTCACGTCCAAATTGAATTGTTTGTACACGAGGCGACCAGCTGAAAGTGAAACATGTCCCCAAACTCGTCAATTTTCATTTTTCGCGGGTAATTACATCATGAAGCATTTGGGTAGCCATCTTGTTGGTCAAACATCTTCCAGTCGTGATCGGTATCTGGAATACACTCACTTGAGCTCGATTGGCACTTGCAGTGAAAGCGTGCAAATTCTTGCAACACATCCACACTGGTTGCCTCCCTTTGAAAGAACTGCTTGAACTCCTGACTTTATTTTCTACAACCGACAATCGTGTTGTGTTTTTCGTGTTTTCAGCTATCCGGTCTTGTCTCTTGTTTCACGTTTGGATTAAACTGGACAGCATCAAACGCTGTAACAGAGAAACGTGTCGACAACCAACAACTGTTACCTTTGACGTGAACGGCAAATCAATGGTACAACGACAAAACGGCGGTTTCGCTGACGTTGTAGAATGAAATTAGTTTATAGACACATTGTAAGCATTGATTTGGAGCATATTGCACCTATTCATGTCCattgattttcatgtttttctaTACAAGCCGTTGTTGGCCTTCTAACTTTGGCCAATCAGGGATCCTGTCGGTCCTCCGCTGAAAACGCAATATCGTTAACTGGGCACGGACGCTTGCTAATCGTCCACTAGCCTTTGAAATCTTCAAGATTTTGACAgtaatgtattttatgtttcGCATTTTGTTCCAAATACGGCAATATCGAAAATTGGGATTGATAGCATTAAGAATCACTACGCTTAGCGGAAACCGGAATCGATGGACAAAATGATATTTGTGATTATGGGATTTTGAGCAATACTTTGAAAGAAAACGTGTCTGAGATATTTGAGCTTACAGTGGACTTAATCAGTGAAATTCGGCTCTACGGCCCTTCTATAATGTAACACTGATTATTCTGTTTGTTACTCAGCACCTTCCATTCACCTCGTTTATGACagggttgataattttatggtGTTTACCACTACGGGCAAACCTCGTTATTAGGTTACCGTGATATACTGAGATGTGAACATGATGACGAATATGCGTTACTAAGTGCAAACCGACCACTCTGTCcgacattttgtttgttgcgtTAAAGAGGATGGCGGGAAAAAGAGCGCCGCCGTTTTTTTCTATGCTCTAAGTCGTTGCTGTAAATCGATATGATATATTTAGTAACAAGATATTAGAACAACTAGATTATGATTTTATTGTTATAACTTGATTAAGATTTTAGTGATGGAACTAGATGAAGATTTGATCTAATTATCTAATTCTTGTTCAGTGTGGCGAAACTACCACGGACTTGCCTTAATCTAAACCCACTGTCTTAATCACAACTTGCTGAACTCGAGTTCGAATAAGCTTCAAATAGTATGGTTCTCGAACTGTAAAACTGATGTTCCTAAATAGATCTGGATCAAATCGAAGCAATAAAAAACTCAATCTAGGGGGTCAACATTTGAAGATAGGGTCTCAAGTTGCTAGAGGGGATGTTTAAAAACAAAGCCTATCAATGGCTTTCTGGCACATTTTTACTGCTCAGAGTAAAAGGAATTTGTTTTTGCGTCTTTGTGAAAACCAAAATTGAAGCCATGAAACTTGTTTCCAACAAAGAATATCAAAACACAAGTTGGCCACATTCTGCACATCTTTATAACTCGATGTCTATGTGAAGGGCATACTTTCCGCTTAACAAAAAATGGATGCTACATatcacatttgaaaatatattttgtactgATTTCATAGCGGCTTACCAAAGTCGGAGGAAGACTCCAAGACACAATAACAACTCGATTCGCCTATGTACATTATATGATTATTTAGCGTAAACTTaagggttttttgtttgtttgtttcagatttcgAGAGGGTGCCTTCTTTACTCATGGTCTCCAAATGTTTCGTGACTCCAGGATTTGTCACGGGGTTTATCGCCCTCATTTTATACATCATCAAAATCGTCATTATGATGCGGTCACAGCTCAAAACGTTACATCTCAAGGCGGCGTACTTGACCTTCGCAGCGGTTGGAGGTACGTAAAAAACTTGAATATGTTGCCACGGTAACACAGGACCTTTGGCATTTGATCTGGGCCTAACACCTCAACcgtaaaaaatgaaatgaaaacaagtaCCTAAGGGGTGGATTGTGCCCAGGAGGGGGATTATGTGCTGTTTACGTCAACACTGAAGCATATAGGTATAGTTGTGATtgtgtgagttagtgagtgatgtTTCACGCGAGGGTGATTTTAAAGTAGTCTGTATCACAGACCCTGATCCACACGATGTTCCCTTTTGCCTCCGGCAgcggggtagcgtagtggtttaagtcttcgctcgtcacgccaaagacctgggttcaattccccacatgggtacagtgtgtgaagcccaaactcactcactcactcacgcacctgCCCtttcagtagtgagtgagtgagttcacttttacgccgcttttaggtatattccagcaataccacggcgtgacgaacgaacgctttaaccactaggctacaccaagCTATGCTAAAGCCCCTAAAGgcagcaaatctagatttcctcaggttctgaatctcccttcTTACTGGGCCTCCTCcaatttaaaacaaatttttgtttctatcaaaatttcATGCAGGAGAGGGGAGAAAAGGGGTATTCGTTGGGCTTGGACTCCCTCTCATGTACTCCACATTCAGTGTAAGTACCCAGTTTCTCCCAAGATCTGAGCGATCGCCACTGCGACTATCCGAGTGTTCTGGTGAGACATCGATCTTACCACAGCCTTCCTCTTCTAAAGACATTCATTggtatcttttaacatcaatcTTTTACACAACGCTTTTAAGAAAAATCGTTTTGAAAACGAGGAGTGCGGGTCGTCTTAAGCACCGCAAATAGCGGTACACAGTGTCTTCTCAAGACGTATCAGAAAACTGTGATCGGGAGTTCGAATCCCAAAATTGTCCCAGATTACGATTTTAAACCCGTCAGCTTGCTAATGGATATTCGCATaagaattagtgagtgagtgagttaggagTTTTAGTTCCAACGGAAGTATTTCCGCCTCATCGTGATGAAAACACGTAACACATTAATATGGAGAACCTGTCAGTAAAGGACAGCAAGACATATTACTTACAGAATGAAAACACGCCAACATAAAGCATCCAAattagagtgagtttagttttatgctgcaatcTCCCACCGCCTTCTCTAAATAATCtggtctagaccagacaatcctggaATCAACACCATTCACATCGATgtacgtaattgggatacggTGATATGTGTccaccacgtcagcgagcctgtccaccgaataagtcgcctcttgcgacgaGTATGGGTTACTAAATTCTATCCCTTATCTTCAAGTGTAACATTAAAATTAGAACTCTATTTGggaccaaacaaacaaaatagatGATCTTCTCGAGCTTTTTTGTAACACATCATGCCACGTGATGTAACTGTAGGGGggcggggtagccttgtggttaaagcgttcgctcgacacgcCGCCAACccttgttcgattccccacatgggaatactgtgtgggaagcccatttctggtgtcccacacagtgatattgctggactatggCTATAAGCGGCGTATAACATTACTCAAAGACCTACTTATGTAACTGGAATAGTTTAACAAGGCGACTTTATAAGACTCACTGGCTAATCATTGTCATCTTGCGTTTCAGGAGCTGCGGCCGGAGTGGGTGTGATAATATTCTGTGCGATGCTTGATAAGGAAGTGTACAAGCTGGAGTGGGGTCCCGCACTGCCAGGAGTTGGCGGAATCCTGCAGCTGGGCGTGGCGTTCGGAGGATACCTCAGCTGGAGAGATAAATATGGCGACGATTTTGATGACATAAGCCTGTCATCCGATCGCCCTATTGACAAACCTACCAAAAGGAAAAGGGATTACATTGATTGGGAGACATCCAACAATTCCGAAATATACCCTGCGTCTACCCCATTACCCGTGACGTCAAACGTATGACGCCAGGGATCACGTGACGTGTAATACGTCATTACATATGTGATAATTCACTGGACTTCAGAGGTCGTAGCTAGAAAGAGGATACGATGGAGTGTATCTGATATTGGTGCTGAAGATGAGCCCCGCATCAAATGCTTTTACCGGACCATATTAGACGCCAAAATGGGAATTACAGACGCATTCTTCCGTTAACAACCGGAAGTTGGATTtatgtggggtttttttgctGCCAATGCAAAGGCGAGGATAAAAATACAATCAAAGGGACCAAAGACGTAAAAAAAAAGCAGAAACTGGAAATTATGTGACCTCTACCAATCGGTGCCTCCCGTAACCCGGGCAAATACAACAGCTCATCCATAGTTTCTAGTGGCCTGCGATCGCATGCGATCCCGAATTTTGACTAGAACGGTGCACCATACATGTCTTCCACTGCCCCAAACGTACGAGTGTGTGCGTGCAATGTCTTCCTGCTTAAGAAGACATTGTCAGGAGATTGGTGGCAAGGTTGGACTCTGAAGTACGCAGAGATTAGACGGTGGatatttttcaagaaaatatGTACATTGATATATCTTGTGTTTGACAAGAAGGTGGATTTTGTATCTGTTAAAGCTAATTGGATGTTTTTGGTTCACATTTTGCCTTATATGGAAGCAGTTTTTTGTCGTAGCCTTGCAAGAGAAGTCTACCGTCCCGTGTCCATCCGGGTCCCCTGACTCCTGACTCAGAGTACCCGGATGCCCCGTGTCTGTTTGAGATGCTGCTAGTCGGCCAACTTGTAATAGCTTTAGACCAAACTTTATATTGATATGTCTCCGCTTAGTCTGGCAGTAATCATCTTTGTTAATAACATTTTGGAGAACACACCCTGGCTTATTCAGGCTTAGACTTAGTACGTGAATTAAACTGTGGAATGCGTTATCAGGAAGATCACCAGCAGAATACGTTTCCCGTATTCGACATTGATACGGCAATTGTTACCAATCCTACCGTAAAAACAAACAGGGCAGTTAAAGCGATGTATCAAATACCTTTAACAATTTTTTCCCTCAATCTCTGGTTCTTGAAAACAGATAATTCATCCCTTAATTTTTTTAATTATCCAATTTATTTTCCAATTTAAGTCTTAAATTGCCGCACGAGCTGGGAGGGATGTGTTTTTTTGTCAGAACTGTGTGAGAGAGTACCATGATTCGAAAGCAATTCACGTTTCAACTGTCAACCCCTCTGCTATTAGGAGAGTAATCGAAGAAAATCGACATTCTCCTTGCTGAGCAAATGTAAATATTCTTGCTGCGTTTTGACTATCTTGAAGTTAAGCTTCTGTTGACAACAAAATCTCTTCACAAATACAATACAGCTCACGAGGGAGAATCGCAGTCTGATCAGATCGAAAAAGAGACATTTGGATCGGTATCCTCTGTCAATAACATACCAAAAGGTCATTGAAGTCTTTTGAGTTGATTAATTTGTAAAACGAACACGGAAGCCTAAACTCCAAACAGTGACGCATCGCAGTCTGTCCGatcttacatgtatataccatgtGTAGCACGTGCTGCAATGGAGCTAGGACAAACCTGTAAAGGTTAAGGCTGCAAGGCAGATAACTCTGAATGGATGCCACAGTCAGTTAACACCTATACGTGTAATCGCGGGTTACCTAGTCATGAACAATTCATTGTTGATATATGTATCTGCCACCCAGCTGTTCTTGCCATTGCTTTAATTGCTGAACCGTAGCTAACACTGTGTCAGACAAAGCCCAGGCATATGGTAACAAGTTTGGTAGAAGTCACTTGATAGAAAGAACCCCATTATAACACAGAAATTGCGTAGATCTAGTCCTCGTTTTTACGTTTTCATTAGTACTGGTCACCTGATATATCAactcatttacataattttTGGGTCCCCGAAATGTCTCATTTTCAGTGTATACAATTATACGCCATGATTTGttaatcatgtttttttcatcGCAATCATCATTTACACACCAGCTTCTCAACGTATAATAAAAATCTTTTGTTTCTCGCATATTCAAAAGGGGGCAACCTCCTGATAAATAttttcccacataggtacaatgtgagaattcGTTTCTCAGTGACCCTCTCCAACTGTGGCTACGCCTCAAAGCGAGGGAGGTGGGTTAGACTAGTGGTTTAAgtcgaagacccgtgttcgattctccacatgggtgcagtgtgtgaaatggTATTCTggtgtctggtgtcccctaccgtgatattgccggaataaaagcggcacaaaactaaactcattcacccattcCAGACGATATACTTGAAAATCTTGTCTCCTACTTAACTAGCATCGCATTTCAAACCATGAGAGCGAGAAACAAAAGATTTTGATTATGGTACACTCAAAAGATCAACCTACACCTACGTAGTCTGCTTGTGCCGTCAGGAACGAACTTTACCATTTGTAATATCATACTCTCGTGTATGTCATTGAACATTCATTTATCCATTACCAAGTAATGAATTCTGGCATTATTCTCATAATCGTCATATTACCAACTGGTTCCAGTATTTTCAGATTCGAAAGACTTTAGAAAGGTGACACCACGCAGTCAGTATACCAGTGTTACCCTGGTGCAATCTGATATATGgttattttgttattgatttCAGATTTACGTTGTTATGACAATCACAGTGAAATCATTTCTCTCCCGATGCACTGTACGAATCTCCAAGGGTTGCCTGTTATCATTCCCATGCTGTTTGTTTCCGCTGTTCATGGTAATAAGTCGCCATC
This genomic stretch from Haliotis asinina isolate JCU_RB_2024 chromosome 4, JCU_Hal_asi_v2, whole genome shotgun sequence harbors:
- the LOC137281654 gene encoding uncharacterized protein; the encoded protein is MATKSEKLALSIFTAVLLLVGFGLELSGSFVPTWTAPINKTEGDVRFSLWTRVECFDEICTTKQLRIKWETTECVEENGQENCKKTSGYKTKPKTECRKADYCNSTWHHEEDFERVPSLLMVSKCFVTPGFVTGFIALILYIIKIVIMMRSQLKTLHLKAAYLTFAAVGGAAAGVGVIIFCAMLDKEVYKLEWGPALPGVGGILQLGVAFGGYLSWRDKYGDDFDDISLSSDRPIDKPTKRKRDYIDWETSNNSEIYPASTPLPVTSNV